The following nucleotide sequence is from Pectinophora gossypiella chromosome 17, ilPecGoss1.1, whole genome shotgun sequence.
TtattaactaaaataataaatattactacccgatcactctagccatagaggcagccaatcagctcgccacaccaaacacttcaggaccccgataccgaccccgccggcgtggttgacgatttccctcattcagcgcttatcgctatcgacccactagggtcgattaattctttcaaatatttttcctctcagacgacgccctgagccggggttcgcgctcaactgagcaccctcaggcctgttgtcttaaacgttgtaccgggtgagagccttcagcgctccccatttgtccggccaagtagttaatgccatctgcggcaaatctacaataagtcacgtcaaaaaaataattaagtaggtattgtcCATGGTTTAGAAATGACCTTGACTTCTTTGGTTTTCTGATATAGTcttattgtttattagacaAAAAATTAAGGAGAGAAGATGTCCTTCGCGACGTATCCGCCGATAGCGACCCTCTGGATTCAATTCCTTTGATGGGCACGGATGTAGCTCGCAAGCCCAAACTTTGCCTCATAGGTGCGGTTGGTTTAGGAGAGGTAACCATGGACCCGTACGCTCTCTCTCTAGCTACTTGGCATGATGATACAGTCTTCTTTCTTCTAAGTTTTTTTGACATACAGGAAATGCAGGACCCCTCTTTCGCGCATTGTGAATATATTCGCTCAATAAATTACAGGTAGTTCTTTTTAGCCAAAAGCCCCATCCACCGTTGTTTACAAGACACTTTTAAAAACTATTTACTGGACCTTTAGTTTTCTCcatgaacatttttgataaTGAGAAATTATCATATTAGTATGCATACACTCCTAACTATCGGTACGTACCCGcattaaaataaatctattaagAAATATAACTTAATAGAACGCCAGGAATGTTTATAGTCCGTTGCGTGGAGAAGCTCTTTACTTTGAGTCTTTATAAACAAACAGACAACGATCGTATATTAAACGTTTAACTGCTAAGCTGAATTTGATGCATAACAATAATGAGTGGGTTTTATGGGGGCGGATAAAGCTCCTGTTAACGTTGTCGATTCATTAAGGTGGGTGCCTGATTGTCAGCGGGAAGcgagtaacataacataaatagcctatatacgtcccactgctgggtacaggcctccccttaatcaactggggggggggggggggtatagaacatactccaccactgcgggttggtggaggtatttttacagctaatacccggtaccaacggcttaacgtgccgtccgaagcacggaatctattttttcagacaatcaggtgactcaagcctttaaagtccttaccaaacaaaggacagtctcacaaagtgatttcgacaatgtccccatcgggaatcgaacccggacctccagatcgtgagcctaacgctctaaccactagaccacggaggctgttaagcctcgagtaaatattaaaaattaagggtggtattaataaactaatctcagctgagactgccctcaagatcatgctcaagtccctattttaatataagaactgtcatattgacatgatcttgagggcaggcagtctcgaagctgagattagtttattaatatcaccctTACTTACATAACTACATAAAAAGCTCAAGTCCTTTTTTACTTGGCttatgtattgtagatttgccgcatatgacattaactatttgggccACCACGTCCGTAATCCGTAATAGGGTgtgcagagtcacaagtaattaaAAGTAGACACTTAaatacgaagtcttaagatgcATGTGATGACAGGTGATCAACCCGTCGCCAATTATAATGGCCTATCATGTCATATAGAGAGGGCACtatccctttgtcggtttttatgGCCCCAAAACTAGCTGAACATTCTGTTTTCTTATTCGCTCCCAGCCATAGAAgctaatatataattatattattagcgGTATAagacaaacaaaaatataattgcaAGGCAATGGTGAAAGAAGAGTATCTATACTGTTTTGAATGTTAGATTCTTTTAAACAAAGATTGCTAAATAGCAAAAATGGAATCTTTGACGTTGTACATGACCTATATCTGCATAGCAGATTATTTATATGTTCTTATAGACGACTTGAGTTTGCTGCGCGtaaattttagtaattttatttatcttttgtaaTTACTATTGTTgtgattattattgttttattgtatttgttcTCTATGGGTATATGCCTactaataaatgattatttaatttatttaatttaatttaattttacgtagTACACAAAACAATCGCAAACGCAGGCTTGTcgggccaagtggttaatgccatctgtggcaaatctacaataagtcacgtcaaaaaaaatcaaacgcTGGTAAATTCAGATTACTATTAATttctatttttcatttcattttaatttttatatctgTAGCGCTACTTTGTTgacatacctatataaaattGTTGTCACCCGAGCGAGAATTAAGTATaagaatacctacttacttataatacttaGAACGTGGCATAAATAGTCACATATAAGTATGTAGaagtttttttaacaattttatttgtttcttttttcatcttTTTTCATTGTTCATCTGTAAaccctaaaataaatatataaataaaattctaatttaatttaattatacaatTCGAGAGACTTTTAGCGTGAAAAAGTCAGTAAGATTAGCTTGTTCTTTTGATTTTTTCTTACCCGCTTTATCGCTAAAGCTAGCACTTAACAGTCTACAGACTACTTTGTCAATCCTTAATAACTGGTTGAGCTACTTTGTATCGACCTCCCTTAACTCGTATTGACTGATTTATTACGCGCTTAAGTCAATTATACAATTATgaaatagttttgttttttaacgaGAATCAAGACAATAAGGGttgtttctatttctagatctACAGTCCTATAACTAttccattttattttacgatacaGGCTCCCAGAAAAACGTAAACTcagtaaaaaatgtaaacttatACTAAAAATGTAATGCTGATTATGTAAAATTTGTACATTTTAACTGACTTCGAAAAAAGGAGGAAGGTCTCGATTCGTTTGTATGATAttctttttatgtacttatgttcaTTTCTGAACTGTGTATTTAACACACGTGAAACTTGTTGATGAAAATGTTCCTTGATTTCTAATACTATTTTCTTACaacataaagtattttttattatatcctcTTCAGCGGGTTGTTGATCGTTAACAACAATACAATTAATTCCCCGTGTTTTTAATAGACACACACGAATAAAtctaatacttaagtacctataggtATCTAAATTCAATTATGGCATACAAATTCCTTACTCACTGGCTTCATATTAAACGCAATATACAGGATAAAAGTATTCTCCAGAACTGTATACAAGCCTTATTTACATAACATGTTATCTTCGGGTTTCCCTGGAATGTTATCTTAACATCGTAAATGAAACATTATTCATATCTCTGTTTCATTGTTACTAATACAACAATTCAACCATTCGCTAAAAACATAACACAAATaaccatttaaaaattcgtACAAACAAGATTGGGATaagttacattattatatacttagagaaaaataagaaaaaaaagaaagaaaggaatttaaatcgaaaaaatatccgactcggacgggacttgaacccgcaaatCTTGTCAAACCCGGACAAgggtgttaaccattacacctcCGGGTAACATTATCATACTTACTATTTCACTTTGCTATTCACATCGGCTGGGACTGTATTTAACTCACTAAATACAACTCGGATTTACCAGCTTCTAGCGAATCGACCCGGCGGCACCGCCTACAATTTTAACCCTCCTTATGTTATGCTTATAGAAATGCAGATCATCTTCTCCCTAGGcttatcccgtttccacagggtccgctaacctaatctGAAGGTTTGACTAgaaggtttttttacagaagcgactgcctgtctgatctacCAACTCGCGAAGaaaaaccagcgcaatacaggttaggtcacataccttcgaaacgcatttctcgactATGTGGATTTCCTCGCGATATTTGCTTTCacggctgagcacgtgataatcatttatgatcgaaacatgaattcgaaaaacgatttcggaAATCATAAGTTcttcaagcgttcttccaactgggctatcacggctgcCTTAAAGAAATCCAGgtcattataataaaaactgtATGTAGTCTGTTCAGTAACGATATTAAGCCGAATATACTTACAAAGGACACCTCCTTGTCCCCACGACAACAGCCTAAGAATTAATCCAGTTTCTTTCTAAACATCTTGTCCAATGGCCTCGAGTCGCCTGTCCTACACCAAGTCCATACAACGTTATCTCGCACAGGGGCTCATAAAAGTCGCATTACTATCCACTAATGTTCTGCTTGCATTAGTGTCACATTAAACGTTACGAAACGACACAAACATGCAACTTTAGCCATATGCGTCTACTTGAATGAACTGCGTATTGATTTtagtataaaaatgtatactgaatcacttttttatttgttgtttgacGTTTCTACTAAGTAGTTTCAGTACATTcgcattttttatattttatttccaaacttgaaattatttatttattttatgatactCCATAGTTATAAAGGACCAAGACTTATGCTCCGTGACATACTTCGTAACATTAATATTAGCGTGACTAGTTGaagacatcatcatcagttcATTAAACATCTTCAACTAGATATGCTGGTACCGTCTCTATTGATTATGATGAGTCAACCGCCGTAATAAGTTCAATGTTTAGTGTTATCATGGCAGCAATTGGGATCATTACCTTATACGAGTATTATCATTTCGCGTTCTAGTTAACGTCTGTCTCAATTAAGAGTTCATTAGACGCTTATTCAATTGCAGCAAAATATTCATATCGCCAAGATTATGCTGCCACAATACGTGCTTCGAAGGGCTTATCGGCATATCCAGCTATTCCCTTTAGCTAGTCTGAGACATAAGGGCATTCAATTCAATCTAAGTCTAAGAAACAGCCAACAAGCACTCTGATATTCAGATTAACTTGCATGTTTTGCTAAGGCATGTATAGAGAATATATCTCAAGCATTCATTATGGTAAGTTTGTCTGCAAATTATGATACTATAAAACCATTAGACATCAAAGCTAATCCATTTATGCTTCCTTTATTATCAATATTTAATAAAGACTCAAAAACATTTAGGATCAGATACATAATAGTGAGGTTATAAATGACGCAAGTACAACTAATAAAACCCCGATTAGAACCATTAATTGATTTTTATCTCCCCCAATCGGCAGTTCTACTTGTGAAGTCTATCATACGGCGCCATAAAAATGTTAGATTTAATCATCTATCGTAAATAAACAGAAGCCGACTTTAATGCGACCACATATTACGAAGACGGCTATATTATGGAAACGTCTCAATAGGCGCAAGAGCAAGGTTAAATCCCGAGCTTAGACTCTGTAAGCTTTACAAATAGACATGAGTTCGAGACGAACTGAGAATCGTTTGTCTGGATTTTCAGAAACGACAGTAAGAACTTTTTGCAGGTAAAGCGAGGTAAAATAATTCTGCATTCATACTTTACATTAAAAGACCTGTTGAAGCGTGTATCGTCTATTTGTCTTGTCATTTTACTCCAATGCGATGATGCCCGTGTAATGGTCTGACGACTTAATCCGAAGCCGTGTTAAAACTTAAATCATCCGACCATCAAGTGTGAATTCCCGTGACTAATCGCCCTCACGCTGCCTACCAGGGGGATCCAGTAATATCCTTCTGAGTAAAAGGCATCGCAAATCGACTGTAGCATTTTTGTACGTAATCGCAAATTGAGTTTATCGCTACATTATGCGTTGCTTAGGCTACAACTTCACGTAAAATCAGGTGGGTGATCAAACGTAAACCTTTGAGATTTAAAAAGACTCGAAGCATTGTGCAATTTTGCTTCACTACTTAATTGTTAAACTTTTGTAGCAAATCGATGCAGGAGTACCTTGTTCGGATAGTTATAATCCaacagtacttacttataatattttaattgttcCTTAATTCCCCTATTTCTTTTCACAGGCAGTGGGACGTGAGGGAGTGTTGGCATCATCAGCGCTGCGAGAGGTGCGATGCGGGCGGCGGCTGGTGTCGGGGCTGTTCTCGCGGCCGCGGCTGCCGCTCGGGTACTCGTACGTCACCACGGTGCCGCGCGGAGCCTGCCGCCTCAACATCACCGAGATCATGCCCAGCGAGAACTACATCGGTTCGTACTCCAAACTTCCGTTGCCATTTGTTGTCATGCGACAATGTCCCATAAGTGCGAATAGACAATGCATCGCAATACCTACTTAACCTACgcaatacttacttttattagtcaAAACGATGTCAATGCCGatatatatttaaacaaataatgtcgTTTTCGAGTACTAGGCCACTCTTAATCGAGAGATGAAGTGTTTGCAAGTGCAAAGATCGATGTCGAACCGATTAATTGGAATTGCACATGCGCAGCGCCGGCGCAGCTTCAATAGAGGCGCCTACGCGCAAATTGTTAGATAAATGGAGGTATTCGCGCGTACAATTGGTGGCTAATTATTTGCATGACGCAGCTTGCGTCTGCACTACGTCCGTAGAGATACTCGTGGAAATATTAACGTCGCCTCAAACGCTTTCGGTTTACACGCAATTGTATTCCTAACTGAATGTTTCTGTTTCAGCGTTGAAAGTGACGAATGGCTCTTACATTATAAATGGCGAATTTGCTGTCAGCGCTCCTGGAACATATGAGGCGGCAGGTGCAAGATTTATGTATTCCCGCCCGGCTGGACTCGACACTGTGCTGGCGCTAGGGCCCATACATCACCCAATCGATATAATGGTACGACTAAAGATTTTTCCTTTACGATCTCTTACATTGATATTCAATCCAGCATTTGTTCattgaaaatattgtattttgatATCGTTCCAGGTGCTCTACACACAACCGAATCCAAGCATAAAATACGAGTACTTAACAGATTCCGAAACCGACGAAACTAGTAACGATATTCCGATGTCTAACAACATTCCTCAACATCATGCAGGGACAAGGCATCATCGTCATCACAATGCTAACCACACAAGAGCACTCGATCACCCAAAGTCTGACACAACTCTACCGTTCTTCACTTTCCATGATTCTACGTTACCAAAGCAGCAGCCACATACTAATACTTTAGAAAGTCAATCTCAAGTAGAAACGAATGCTATAGGAAACAGAAAATTTACCTGGAAGATATTATCTTTCACTCAATGTTCGAGGACATGTGGTGGTGGTTTGCAAGTGGGGAAATTCAAATGTGTGGAAGTAACGGGTGGTGAAGATAAGGAAATATCACCGGCGCATTGTGAAGGTTCCCCGCCACCGTCACGGCGGCGTCGCTGTGGGGGGGCTCCATGTCCTCCGAGGTGGAGGGCAGCAGCTTGGGGCCCCTGTCCTGTATGTGGTCCCGCCCATCGCACTCGAATAGTGGGATGTGTACAGGACCATGCCCGCGGTATTACTAAGGTAAGTTTTTCTGTAATACTTTCAACTACGCGGCTGCCTTATTATAAATCTTTGAATATGAACTAATTTTTACAGATAAGTGACCAAAAATGTCCCCTACCGATGCCCCCAAGCAACGAACCCTGCGATATTCCCAACTGCGACGGCACTCCATTGACTACAGTCTCACCGCGGCTAGACGCTAGACGTCAAGTGAGGCCTAACGACCGCATCGACTCCTTCCGCGAAGGGCCCGTCATTTCTCTTGCTAACAATTCTACAGAGAATGAAATCAGCCCTACTCTTGGACCTTCTTACAGCTTTAGTGCCGCTGGTGGATGGCTGCATACGGAATGGTCTGAGGTACGTTTCTACCGTTTATTAGACATTTTAATTTGACTCAATAAATACTCGACTACTTTCTAATGAAATAAGACTGGATCGTAATTTAAACTTCATCTTTTATTACAGTGTGTAGGCTGGTGCGTGGGCGGCGGAGTTCAAACCCGTGGTGTCAGATGTGCTGATCCATCTGGATGTGCTTCCCACCGGGCTCCTATTGCCTCCCAGTCCTGTTCTTTGAGGAAGCAATGCGACGCTCAATGGTTTACAAGTAAGTTTCGAGAGATGTAAAACTGTTCATGCGAACAGTCTTAAAGGCAAGTTTGCATTTTTAGTCACTAAATAGGTAATCTTTATGCATTATCCTGTAACACAGATCAACTGAAAACCAGCAAACTCCACAACATTTTATCCACTACATGAAATCTTTTTGCTTAGATGTTTTCGCTATCAGTCTTAAGGATACATGGGCCTATAATGTGTTATCAATAATTTCACGATTTCAAAGTATAAAAAGCATCATGTTATTTAAACTTTCAGGTGATTGGTCACCCTGCACCGCAGCATGCGGAGGCCGTCAGATCCGCGGAGTGATATGTATAGCAGCGAACGGCAGGAGACTTAGGGACGCATCATGCCGACCTCCCAAACCTGAGACTGAGAGAGCTTGTGGGGGCAAATGTTCTCCTTCGTGGTACCTTAGCGATTGGGGAGAGGTTagtttttttacattactttTACGAAGAACAACAActgtctttttatttaagacCTATCTAGTTGTAGACTATATAAACCGAtagatataatatatagtagtgagcttatctaaataaaataaacgtctTCATAAAAAAAAGCTGTCACGTTAGTTAAAGGTTTacataatttacatatttattgttCCTAAAGGTAAAACTAACACGTGAATCTGATTAGGCAAGATAAACATTGGGTTACATTGCATGTCATGTGGGTAATtggttttaaattgaaaatcaaTTCTGGTTAAATAATGACATTCATcagctttgtttttatttacatgaTTTGGATTTATTACAAAATCAATAATTACAATTGATTCTTAGTTTTCAACTTTCCACCTTTTCCGCTAGATTTATTAACTTTGAACTAAACTACCAAATTcaatttattgaaaacaatatCTTCAGGAGGTAAACTCAGTTCCACTTCTATTTTCATAGAttacttcaatttatttttctttcgtgTATCAACGTCGAACAACGTAATTTATAAGCCAAAATTTGACTTTGTACAATGTAAGAATTTGAccacaaaatcaaaaatatatcataaaatgattatatAAGTTGTTCGTTTCTTCTAGTGCCAAGGGCCATGCGAAGCAGGCATCCAGACCCGCACCGTATGGTGCGCAAGAGGT
It contains:
- the LOC126374265 gene encoding thrombospondin type-1 domain-containing protein 4-like, which translates into the protein MFRTTLLSYSLFILLAVWLRHTNVYAQLMNTEVGRPIRRQSAVGANATVYAWSAWGTWSSCSRTCGGGVAVQERKCLPRDPTRRRRSRKRRKLVRSAERIRQTRMVPAGEPDCPGLGRRYHECNTAPCPGPPHDPREEQCAVYDRRPFRGRFYTWVPYVDGNAPCTLNCRPRGQQFYASLALVADGTPCTKPGFRAICVQGNCMAVGREGVLASSALREVRCGRRLVSGLFSRPRLPLGYSYVTTVPRGACRLNITEIMPSENYIALKVTNGSYIINGEFAVSAPGTYEAAGARFMYSRPAGLDTVLALGPIHHPIDIMVLYTQPNPSIKYEYLTDSETDETSNDIPMSNNIPQHHAGTRHHRHHNANHTRALDHPKSDTTLPFFTFHDSTLPKQQPHTNTLESQSQVETNAIGNRKFTWKILSFTQCSRTCGGGLQVGKFKCVEVTGGEDKEISPAHCEGSPPPSRRRRCGGAPCPPRWRAAAWGPCPVCGPAHRTRIVGCVQDHARGITKISDQKCPLPMPPSNEPCDIPNCDGTPLTTVSPRLDARRQVRPNDRIDSFREGPVISLANNSTENEISPTLGPSYSFSAAGGWLHTEWSECVGWCVGGGVQTRGVRCADPSGCASHRAPIASQSCSLRKQCDAQWFTSDWSPCTAACGGRQIRGVICIAANGRRLRDASCRPPKPETERACGGKCSPSWYLSDWGECQGPCEAGIQTRTVWCARGGVEGATGAARDNECPGLRPLARRSCVPPRCSSRPVMKPAVINTTPVDPQQRVTRHQSHNNQNVRDRPVSDGECIDKLSNCALAVQARLCHYPYYADYCCRSCHGR